A segment of the Streptomyces sp. NBC_00376 genome:
ATCTGGAGATCCACACCCCGACGCCCTTCGTCGGCTATCTCGACCGCCCCGACCTCACCGCCGAGGTGTGGACCGGGGACGGCTGGTACCGGACCGGTGATCTCGCGGTGATCGGTGCCGACGGCTGCCTGCGGATCACCGGCCGGGTCAAGGACGTCATCAACCGGGGCGGCGAGAAGGTCCCGGTCGCGGAGATGGAGGAACTGCTGCACCGGCATCCCTCGGTCGACGAGGTGGCGGTGGTCGGGATGCCCGACGAGCGGCTCGGCGAACGTGCCTGCGCCTTCGTCGTGCTCGCCGAGGGCGGCGACCTCGATCTGGACGCGATGCGCAAGTACCTGGAGCAGCACCGGGTTTCCAAGCACTACTGGCCGGAGCGGCTGCGGCTGGTGGACCGCCTGCCGCGCAACCCCGCAGGCAAGGTACAGAAGTTCGTCCTCCGGCAGCGGGCCGACGCCCCGCTCCGGACCGTCCCCGAGGAGCAGCACGCATGAACGCCACAGACGTCGCCCCCCGCACACCGGCCCTCGACCCGGCGGTGTTCGCGCGGCTCCGGGCCGAGATCGCCGAGTACGTCGCCGGGCCCGCCGAGGCGTGGGCCGACCGGATCGAGTCCTCGGGCACGGTGCCGGAGGATCTGTGGACCGAGCTGCGCGAGCGCGGCTATCTGTCGCTGGCCGCGCCACCCGAGTACGGCGGGCGTGGCGTCTCGTTCCCGCAGTGGATGGAGCTGATCGAGCTGTTCGCCCGCTCGCACGCCTCGATCCGGATGATCGTCCACGTGGTCAACGGCACCTGGCGGGCGATGGACGGGTTCGCCACCCCCGAGCAGCGCGAGCGGTTCGTGCTGCCTTCGGTCGCGGGCCGGATCAGGGTCGCCTTCACGCTGACCGAACCGCAGGCCGGCTCCGGCGCGGACCTGCGCTCGACCGTGGTCAGGGAAGGCGACACGTACTACCTGACCGGCGCGAAGCACCTGATCACCTTCGGAGTGCGCTGCGACTACTGGCTGCTGGCCGCGCGGGTGGCGGGCAGCAACGGCCACGAGGGAACGGTGGCGCTCATGGTGCCGCGCGACGCTCCCGGAGTGACGGTCGAGGACACCTCGCAGACCATGGGCGTGGTGGGCACCGACCACGCCCGGCTGACCTTCGACCGCACTCCCGTGCCGGTGGCCCACCGCCTCGGCGCCGAGGGGGACGGCCTGGCGGTCGCCCTGGGCGGTTTCCTGACGCCGTCCCGGATCTCGGTGGCGATGAGCTGTGTGGGGCTGGCGAGCCGGGCCCAGGAGCTGGCGCTGGAGTACGCCCGCGGCCGGGTGACCTTCGGCAAGCCGCTGACCTCCCGTCAGGCCCTGCAGTTCATGCTCGCGGAGAACGAGGCCGATATCGAGGCGAGCCGTCAGCTGGCCCTGCACGCGGCGCGCCGCTGGGAGGCAGGCGGGCGGGACGCGGCGAAGCTCTCCTCGATGGCCAAGCTGACGGCGGTCGACATGCTCACCCGGGTCACCGACAAGGCCCTTCAGGTGCACGGGGGTTCGGGGTACTGGAAGAGCAGCCCCATCGAGCGGGTCTACCGGGACGCACGGGCCCAGCGCTTCGAGGAGGGGACCAACGAGATCCAGAAGGCGGTCGTGTTCCGGGAGCTCCTGAGCGGTGCGGAGGCCGGCCTGTGAGCCCCGTCGCCGAACAGTTCAAGGACCGGATCGTGCTGATCACCGGCGCGTCCAGGGGGATCGGCAGGGCGCTCGCGCTGACCCTGGGCCGGGGCGGTGCCACCGTGGTGGTGAACTACAAGAAGAACGCCGATCTGGCGGGCAGGACGGTGGCCGATCTGGAGGAGGCCGGCGGCCGGGGCCTCGCCGTGCGGGCGGACGTGGAGTCGGTGGAGGGCGTCGAGGAGCTGTTCGCGACGGTGCGGGCGGAGTTCGGGCGCCTCGACCACTTCGTCTCCAACGCGGCGGCCGGCGCGTTCAAGAACATCATGGATCTGAAGCCGCACCATCTGGACCGGTCGTACGCGATGAACCTCCGGCCGTTCGTGCTCGGCGCCCAGCAGGCCGTCCGGCTGATGGACGACGGGGGGCGGATCGTGGCGCTGTCGAGCTACGGGAGCAT
Coding sequences within it:
- a CDS encoding acyl-CoA dehydrogenase family protein, with product MNATDVAPRTPALDPAVFARLRAEIAEYVAGPAEAWADRIESSGTVPEDLWTELRERGYLSLAAPPEYGGRGVSFPQWMELIELFARSHASIRMIVHVVNGTWRAMDGFATPEQRERFVLPSVAGRIRVAFTLTEPQAGSGADLRSTVVREGDTYYLTGAKHLITFGVRCDYWLLAARVAGSNGHEGTVALMVPRDAPGVTVEDTSQTMGVVGTDHARLTFDRTPVPVAHRLGAEGDGLAVALGGFLTPSRISVAMSCVGLASRAQELALEYARGRVTFGKPLTSRQALQFMLAENEADIEASRQLALHAARRWEAGGRDAAKLSSMAKLTAVDMLTRVTDKALQVHGGSGYWKSSPIERVYRDARAQRFEEGTNEIQKAVVFRELLSGAEAGL
- a CDS encoding SDR family oxidoreductase; its protein translation is MSPVAEQFKDRIVLITGASRGIGRALALTLGRGGATVVVNYKKNADLAGRTVADLEEAGGRGLAVRADVESVEGVEELFATVRAEFGRLDHFVSNAAAGAFKNIMDLKPHHLDRSYAMNLRPFVLGAQQAVRLMDDGGRIVALSSYGSIRAYPTYAALGSMKAALESWVRYMALEFAPYGVNVNAVNGGLIDSDSLEFFYGVPGMPSMDTVLDRIPKGRPGSVQEVADAIAFLLSPASEYVTGQTLVVDGGLSVVAPPFFADASAPLSLPPRPVREG